A genomic window from Sulfurospirillum diekertiae includes:
- a CDS encoding transposase family protein, giving the protein MKKYEQMQKHKPKDFKRHIGVNEETFNAMIEVFRQYDENRKKGLGVGGRRSLSPENKVLLMLGYYREYRTLEHIGFDYGVSESTASRIVCEVEEVLIKSGRFSLPSKRELYKSDVALSFVVIDATETPCQRPKKSKESTTQVSKSVIPLKDRL; this is encoded by the coding sequence ATGAAAAAATATGAACAAATGCAAAAGCATAAACCCAAAGATTTTAAGCGCCATATTGGCGTTAATGAAGAGACATTTAACGCAATGATAGAGGTGTTTAGGCAATACGATGAGAATCGTAAAAAAGGATTAGGTGTAGGAGGGAGGAGATCTCTTTCACCAGAAAATAAAGTACTTTTGATGCTTGGCTATTATCGTGAGTATCGCACCCTTGAACATATTGGATTTGATTATGGTGTGAGTGAATCAACGGCTTCAAGGATTGTATGTGAAGTAGAAGAAGTGTTGATTAAGTCTGGTAGATTTTCATTGCCAAGCAAGAGAGAACTCTATAAAAGTGATGTTGCCCTCTCTTTTGTTGTCATTGATGCGACAGAAACGCCTTGTCAAAGACCCAAAAAAAGCAAAGAGAGTACTACTCAGGTAAGC